One genomic window of Providencia hangzhouensis includes the following:
- a CDS encoding VWA domain-containing protein → MSQKNVTLTPEQLQLAKRWRLILGQYADNALGQATFSAEELKIERSLDFLYRREYQRRGLKQETGRHGSLDASQLTAVNWLNQARKLFPNSTFERMQSQALERYEISSLLKDPQALNAMEPTKSLAKALLSLRGKMNEETRDAVKNIIRKVVDDILSQMRNQFRHALTGRRNRFRRSLVPNSRNFDWRGTIAANLKNYDKQNQRLVIKTPHFNSRQQQHLPWDVILCVDQSGSMASSIMYAAVCASILAALPTVRVSLVIFDTQVVDLSHLAHDPVEVLMTVQLGGGTDIAKAMQYCESLIRNPKRTVISLISDFEEGGALNHLLNCTQRLHSQQVKLLGLAALDDEALPVYDPDIAQKLADRGMHVAALTPEHFAQWLAEVMQ, encoded by the coding sequence ATGAGTCAGAAAAATGTCACATTAACCCCTGAACAGCTTCAATTGGCTAAGCGCTGGCGTTTAATACTTGGGCAATATGCCGATAACGCACTTGGCCAGGCCACCTTTAGTGCTGAAGAGTTAAAAATAGAACGCTCTTTGGACTTTTTATATCGTCGGGAATACCAACGCCGAGGTTTAAAGCAAGAAACTGGGCGCCATGGTTCCTTAGATGCTTCTCAATTAACGGCGGTTAATTGGTTAAACCAAGCGCGTAAATTGTTCCCCAATAGTACCTTTGAGCGCATGCAATCCCAAGCATTAGAACGTTATGAGATCAGTAGCTTATTAAAGGACCCACAAGCGCTAAATGCCATGGAGCCAACAAAATCTCTCGCAAAAGCTTTGTTAAGCCTACGCGGGAAGATGAACGAAGAAACCCGTGATGCCGTTAAAAATATTATACGCAAAGTGGTGGATGATATTTTGAGTCAAATGCGTAACCAATTTCGTCATGCATTAACAGGGCGGCGTAACCGTTTTCGACGCTCACTGGTACCAAACAGCCGTAATTTTGATTGGCGAGGAACTATTGCCGCCAACTTAAAGAATTATGATAAACAAAATCAACGGTTAGTGATAAAAACGCCTCACTTTAATTCTCGTCAGCAACAACATTTACCATGGGATGTGATCCTGTGTGTGGACCAGAGTGGCTCGATGGCGAGTTCTATTATGTATGCGGCTGTATGCGCAAGTATATTAGCGGCATTACCGACAGTACGTGTATCTTTAGTGATTTTTGATACTCAAGTGGTTGATTTAAGCCACCTTGCTCATGATCCTGTTGAAGTGTTAATGACAGTGCAATTGGGGGGCGGAACGGATATCGCTAAAGCTATGCAATATTGCGAAAGTTTAATCCGCAATCCAAAACGTACCGTGATTAGCTTAATCAGTGATTTTGAAGAGGGGGGCGCCCTCAATCATTTACTCAATTGCACACAACGCCTACATAGCCAACAAGTGAAGTTATTGGGTCTAGCGGCGTTGGATGATGAGGCACTGCCCGTTTATGATCCAGACATTGCCCAAAAACTTGCAGATAGAGGGATGCATGTTGCGGCATTAACACCGGAACATTTTGCACAATGGTTAGCAGAGGTCATGCAATGA
- a CDS encoding ATP-binding protein: MTKNKTTQGNVLRESAEIRFADELARLTEADKQNPKPQGWLRSPRAVRQFILGDESLNISAKFFGDDALVDRAIVTLLGKQGLMLVGEPGTAKSMLSELLAAAISGDSGLTIQGTAGTTEDHIKYSWNYALLLAEGPTEKALVSSPLYQGMQEGKIVRFEEITRCPPEIQDVLVSLMSEKQMMIPEMKDNARISAKQGFNLIGTANLRDRGVHEMSSALKRRFNFETVRPIQDPAFEIELINKQLATELADLNGQVAIPSNVIELLVTTFQELRSGNTKDGGNIKTPDAVMSTAEAVNIAYACALEAHYLGDGTLNAGAVARQLIGVVLKDNPDDIKRMRYYIDNVARERAKHSQDWKAFFDASRAFWQ, from the coding sequence ATGACTAAAAATAAAACAACACAAGGGAATGTTCTGCGTGAAAGCGCAGAAATTCGTTTTGCCGATGAATTGGCACGTTTAACCGAAGCGGATAAACAAAACCCGAAACCACAAGGGTGGCTGCGTTCACCTCGTGCCGTTAGGCAATTTATTTTAGGTGATGAATCACTCAATATTTCTGCAAAGTTTTTCGGTGATGATGCTTTGGTTGACCGTGCAATTGTGACGTTATTAGGTAAGCAAGGACTAATGCTAGTAGGGGAACCCGGGACGGCAAAATCCATGTTATCTGAATTATTAGCTGCTGCAATTAGTGGTGATTCAGGTTTAACCATTCAAGGAACCGCGGGCACAACAGAAGATCACATTAAGTACTCATGGAATTATGCATTGCTATTGGCGGAAGGCCCGACGGAAAAGGCTCTGGTGAGTTCGCCGTTATACCAAGGTATGCAAGAAGGTAAAATTGTGCGTTTTGAAGAGATCACACGATGCCCCCCTGAAATACAAGATGTGCTGGTTAGCTTGATGTCAGAAAAGCAAATGATGATCCCTGAAATGAAAGACAATGCACGGATCAGCGCGAAACAAGGCTTTAATTTAATTGGTACAGCAAACTTGCGTGATCGCGGTGTTCATGAGATGTCATCAGCACTAAAACGCCGATTTAATTTTGAAACCGTGCGGCCAATCCAAGACCCTGCATTTGAAATTGAACTGATTAATAAGCAATTAGCCACAGAGTTAGCTGACCTGAACGGCCAAGTGGCAATCCCAAGCAACGTGATCGAACTGTTGGTTACGACATTTCAAGAATTGCGCTCAGGAAATACTAAAGATGGGGGCAATATTAAAACGCCAGACGCGGTTATGTCGACAGCCGAGGCCGTTAATATTGCTTATGCATGTGCGCTTGAAGCTCATTACTTAGGCGATGGTACGCTCAATGCAGGAGCAGTTGCACGGCAGCTCATTGGCGTGGTTTTAAAAGATAACCCTGATGATATTAAACGGATGCGTTATTACATTGATAATGTCGCGAGAGAAAGGGCAAAACATAGCCAAGACTGGAAAGCCTTTTTTGATGCATCGAGGGCATTTTGGCAATAA
- a CDS encoding DUF5682 family protein: MSLLSIPLPERIENALHDRQQLESAGIYFAPIRHHSPACAYSTLSLIEQIKPDYVLIEGPDSFNELLTSLLHHDTQPPVAIMAQTELKPTQTDDKSDTVTRSAYFPFCEYSPEWQALQIGQQYQAQLRFIDLPWTAQVNEDEANDMQSQSLQKERYLAHSLFISQLAKKSGCRDHDELWEQIFELRTIEQLADWPVFFMDSFIWCALARLDYEPQVLESEGSIQREQYMQAHIQTIKAQHPQAKIVVVTGGFHTLALLEGLEVAHKQQFKLSAAQQKTFIQQQKLGEQDKAWFIRYSYDKLDALNGYASGMPSPAFYQQSWLSLLQQRQAQITGDNQPTQAYRNRLGVAYLSKVANVLREKQFEAAPGFLSVKLAAEQSIRLAAFRGHAGPGRYDLLDGLQSVFIKGSLDESQIELWQEIKTCFSGFLLGKIPKGTATPPLVTETYEMAKSFRFKLDDTLSKVSRLDVYRNQQHRARSRFLHLLAFLDIHFAKHLSGPSFLSGNQMDLLFEEWQYAWTSNVEGELIALSEQGTQLKTIALNRLFEMEKNLEQQGVSRSSQGAVVLLMQAALIGLHQRMPALFSLLDGYIQQDAKFESLIACGHKLVHLWRGRQFFDIEDGFAIEARLDALLQQAFYCFAQITQGDEQQQEHHFSALLACRELITFMPEINKNHDYSIDFYHELDRCEGQLNHAPLLKGAVDALRYLGAKIDETILIEEIKRAFSTGSDPEMAIGYFIGVMRTAPELILRIPLLIDMLNQLLSEWDEGRFIQVLPDLRFAFSQLTPKQNAQMAQYVAQDLAIEAKELTLHQTEFNEQQMMQVIQLEQQLQSQLTELGLQNWLISTQEGK; the protein is encoded by the coding sequence GTGAGCTTGCTATCTATACCTTTACCAGAACGCATTGAAAATGCATTACACGACAGGCAACAACTTGAATCAGCCGGTATCTACTTTGCACCTATTCGGCATCATAGTCCCGCATGTGCATACAGCACGTTGTCTTTGATTGAACAAATCAAACCTGACTATGTTTTAATCGAGGGACCCGATAGTTTTAATGAGCTACTGACGAGCTTATTACATCATGATACCCAGCCCCCCGTCGCCATTATGGCGCAAACAGAATTAAAACCGACACAGACAGATGATAAAAGTGACACTGTCACTCGTTCTGCCTATTTCCCATTCTGTGAGTATTCCCCAGAATGGCAGGCTTTACAAATAGGTCAGCAATACCAAGCCCAGCTACGTTTTATTGACTTACCATGGACAGCGCAAGTTAATGAAGACGAAGCTAATGATATGCAATCTCAAAGTTTGCAGAAAGAGCGTTACTTAGCACATAGCTTATTTATTAGCCAGCTTGCGAAGAAAAGTGGTTGCCGTGACCATGATGAATTATGGGAACAAATTTTTGAATTAAGAACGATTGAACAACTGGCAGATTGGCCTGTATTTTTTATGGACAGCTTTATATGGTGTGCATTGGCACGACTTGATTATGAACCCCAAGTCCTTGAGTCAGAAGGTTCTATACAGCGTGAGCAATATATGCAAGCGCATATCCAAACCATTAAAGCCCAACATCCACAGGCTAAAATTGTGGTGGTAACGGGGGGCTTTCATACCCTTGCTCTTCTTGAAGGGTTGGAAGTGGCTCACAAACAACAATTTAAGCTTTCTGCGGCACAACAAAAAACGTTTATCCAACAGCAAAAACTGGGTGAACAAGACAAGGCTTGGTTCATTCGCTATAGCTATGACAAACTCGATGCATTAAATGGCTATGCATCAGGAATGCCGTCCCCCGCATTTTACCAACAATCATGGTTGTCATTGTTACAACAACGCCAAGCGCAGATAACAGGAGATAACCAGCCTACGCAAGCTTATCGAAATCGTCTAGGTGTTGCCTATCTTTCTAAAGTTGCGAATGTTTTACGTGAAAAGCAATTTGAAGCTGCTCCTGGTTTTTTATCGGTTAAACTGGCCGCAGAGCAAAGCATTCGTCTTGCCGCCTTTCGTGGGCATGCAGGCCCTGGGCGATATGATCTGTTAGATGGGTTACAAAGTGTTTTTATCAAAGGTAGCTTAGATGAAAGCCAAATTGAGCTTTGGCAGGAAATAAAAACCTGTTTCTCTGGCTTTTTACTCGGGAAAATCCCCAAAGGGACAGCAACACCTCCGCTGGTCACTGAAACTTATGAAATGGCAAAAAGTTTTCGTTTCAAGCTTGATGACACCTTAAGTAAGGTGAGTCGCTTAGATGTCTATCGTAATCAACAACATCGTGCACGTAGCCGATTTCTGCATTTATTAGCATTTCTTGATATCCATTTTGCTAAGCATCTATCTGGGCCAAGCTTTTTGTCTGGTAACCAAATGGATTTATTGTTTGAAGAATGGCAATACGCGTGGACGTCCAATGTTGAAGGGGAATTGATTGCCTTATCGGAACAAGGAACACAATTAAAAACTATCGCGCTAAACCGTTTGTTTGAAATGGAAAAAAACCTAGAACAGCAAGGCGTTAGTCGTTCAAGCCAAGGTGCGGTCGTACTACTTATGCAAGCTGCATTAATTGGGCTGCATCAACGGATGCCTGCATTATTTTCATTGTTGGATGGCTATATTCAACAGGATGCAAAGTTTGAATCCTTGATAGCTTGTGGTCATAAGCTTGTTCATCTGTGGCGAGGGCGCCAATTCTTTGATATTGAAGATGGTTTTGCTATCGAAGCACGTTTAGATGCCCTGTTGCAACAAGCGTTTTATTGTTTTGCACAAATTACACAAGGGGATGAACAGCAGCAGGAACACCATTTTTCAGCATTACTTGCTTGCCGTGAATTAATCACTTTTATGCCTGAAATTAATAAAAATCATGATTATAGCATCGATTTTTATCATGAATTAGACCGCTGTGAAGGGCAGTTAAACCATGCGCCTCTTTTAAAAGGTGCCGTTGATGCTTTGCGTTACCTTGGGGCGAAAATTGATGAAACCATCTTGATAGAGGAAATTAAACGCGCGTTCAGCACCGGTAGTGATCCCGAAATGGCAATTGGCTATTTTATTGGTGTGATGCGAACTGCACCTGAGTTGATCTTACGTATACCATTACTCATTGATATGTTAAATCAGTTGCTTAGTGAATGGGATGAAGGGCGTTTTATTCAGGTTTTACCTGATTTACGGTTTGCGTTTAGCCAGCTAACACCAAAACAAAATGCACAAATGGCACAATATGTGGCACAAGACTTAGCGATTGAGGCAAAAGAGCTCACATTGCACCAAACAGAATTTAATGAACAACAAATGATGCAAGTGATTCAACTTGAACAACAATTACAAAGCCAGCTCACTGAATTAGGGTTACAAAATTGGCTTATTAGCACTCAGGAAGGCAAATAA